In Sphingobacterium thalpophilum, a genomic segment contains:
- a CDS encoding Na+/H+ antiporter, giving the protein MHSLFPLFIAMIAIIVLIEMWATKLRIAYPILLVLAGLLISFIPTLPVVTIDPDVIFLIFLPPLLCEASWSISFKEMKKWWRIIGSFAFLVVFFTALSVAVVANYYIPGFTLALGFLLGGIVSPPDAVSTGAIMKFVKVPKATSAILEGESLLNDASSLIIVRFALIAVGTGQFVWGQAAVSFIWMLVGGVGIGLLLGWFFIQAHKRLPTDAPSDIALTLIEPYFMYWIAEQFHSSGVLAVVAGGLLMSGQRLTFLNSTSRVRGLSVWESFVFILNGIVFFIIGLDLPEIVAGLRSNGTSLLEAIGYGLLVTGVLILARIISSYAAMIATLIFRPGVAPRSRSTKQRFLMPLLLGWTGMRGVVSLAAALSIPVVMNGVDIPQRNLILFITFVVILSTLLIQGLTLPYLIKRTRLFETFGEEPEEQVRSRMKQGLKHHVYQFLKDKHEKELHNRDVMDRILKHWEEKVNAADDSWMNEKTKVIFMELLDVQREYLQKLNCESTIDEGIVRSQLYQLDLEEERLRRI; this is encoded by the coding sequence ATGCATAGCTTGTTTCCGTTATTTATCGCGATGATCGCTATCATCGTATTGATCGAAATGTGGGCCACCAAACTACGGATAGCCTATCCCATTCTCTTGGTTCTGGCGGGGCTATTGATCAGTTTTATTCCCACTTTGCCCGTAGTGACAATTGATCCGGATGTCATCTTCCTCATTTTTCTACCACCACTGCTCTGTGAGGCCTCTTGGTCTATTTCGTTTAAGGAGATGAAGAAATGGTGGCGCATTATCGGGAGTTTTGCCTTCTTGGTTGTATTCTTTACCGCACTTTCCGTTGCCGTAGTTGCCAATTATTATATACCGGGGTTTACATTAGCGCTGGGTTTTCTGCTGGGGGGCATAGTATCACCGCCGGATGCCGTCAGTACGGGGGCGATTATGAAATTTGTAAAAGTTCCCAAAGCCACTTCTGCTATCTTGGAAGGCGAAAGTCTATTAAATGATGCTTCTTCCTTGATCATTGTCCGTTTTGCCCTTATTGCCGTTGGGACAGGGCAATTTGTATGGGGACAAGCTGCGGTATCCTTTATCTGGATGCTTGTCGGTGGTGTGGGTATTGGCCTGTTATTGGGTTGGTTCTTTATACAGGCACACAAACGTCTACCGACCGATGCACCGTCGGACATTGCACTTACCTTGATTGAACCCTACTTTATGTATTGGATTGCAGAGCAATTCCATAGTTCAGGTGTGTTGGCTGTTGTTGCCGGTGGCCTTTTGATGTCCGGTCAGCGGCTGACATTTCTCAATAGTACGAGCCGGGTGCGGGGGCTGAGTGTCTGGGAGAGTTTTGTATTTATCCTGAACGGTATCGTATTTTTTATTATTGGATTAGATCTTCCGGAGATTGTTGCGGGTTTGCGGTCCAATGGAACGTCGCTGTTAGAAGCCATCGGGTACGGTCTTTTGGTAACGGGAGTATTGATCCTTGCTCGTATTATCAGCTCGTATGCAGCCATGATTGCTACCCTTATTTTTCGCCCGGGTGTGGCGCCAAGATCGAGATCTACCAAACAGCGTTTTCTAATGCCTCTTTTGTTGGGCTGGACCGGCATGCGTGGTGTGGTGTCATTGGCAGCAGCATTATCCATTCCTGTCGTTATGAATGGTGTGGATATTCCGCAGCGAAACCTGATCTTATTCATCACCTTTGTCGTGATCTTATCCACGCTCTTGATACAAGGGCTTACTTTACCCTACTTAATCAAAAGGACTAGACTATTTGAAACTTTTGGAGAAGAGCCCGAAGAGCAGGTCCGTAGTCGCATGAAGCAAGGGTTGAAACATCATGTTTACCAATTTCTAAAAGATAAACATGAGAAAGAGCTGCACAATCGTGATGTTATGGACCGCATTTTGAAACATTGGGAGGAAAAGGTGAATGCGGCCGATGATTCGTGGATGAATGAAAAAACGAAAGTGATATTTATGGAGCTTTTGGATGTACAAAGGGAGTATCTTCAGAAGCTAAACTGCGAGTCGACCATTGACGAGGGGATTGTTCGTTCGCAGTTATATCAACTGGACTTGGAAGAAGAGCGGTTGCGGCGGATTTAG